Proteins from a genomic interval of Verrucomicrobiota bacterium:
- a CDS encoding phosphocholine cytidylyltransferase family protein — MRAIIIGAGRGRRLMPTTANTPKCFAEVQGKRLLDWGLEAFAANRITDLCFIGGYQIDKVRAEYPQFTFRHNTGWEHNNILASLMHAEDLMDEPFICCYSDILFTADVVKRLLANPADIALSVDTVWLERYQHRTNHPPDDAEKVTVANGCVTRVHREIETGDAYGEYTGMAKFSKRGAAILKEHHQRCRERFAGKPFREATVFEKAYLIHLFQEMIEAGAKMAHADTPGNYMEVDTQQDFELAQQFWPG, encoded by the coding sequence ATGAGAGCCATCATCATCGGTGCAGGGCGCGGACGACGCCTCATGCCCACCACGGCCAACACACCCAAGTGTTTTGCCGAAGTTCAGGGCAAACGCCTGCTTGACTGGGGATTGGAAGCCTTCGCGGCCAACCGCATCACCGACTTATGTTTCATTGGCGGATACCAGATCGACAAGGTGCGCGCCGAGTATCCGCAGTTCACGTTTCGCCACAATACGGGTTGGGAGCACAACAACATTCTCGCCTCGCTCATGCACGCCGAGGATCTGATGGATGAACCGTTCATTTGCTGTTACTCGGATATTCTGTTCACCGCCGACGTGGTGAAACGTTTGCTCGCGAATCCGGCAGACATCGCGTTGTCGGTAGACACAGTGTGGCTGGAGCGTTACCAGCATCGAACCAATCATCCGCCGGATGACGCCGAAAAGGTGACCGTTGCCAATGGTTGCGTCACGCGCGTTCATCGCGAAATCGAAACGGGCGATGCCTACGGCGAATACACCGGCATGGCGAAATTCTCAAAACGAGGCGCGGCGATTCTGAAAGAACACCATCAACGCTGCCGCGAGCGGTTTGCCGGCAAACCGTTTCGCGAGGCGACGGTTTTTGAAAAGGCTTACCTCATCCACTTGTTTCAGGAAATGATTGAGGCCGGCGCGAAAATGGCGCACGCCGACACTCCTGGTAATTACATGGAAGTGGACACGCAACAGGATTTCGAGCTGGCCCAACAATTCTGGCCGGGGTGA